A portion of the Musa acuminata AAA Group cultivar baxijiao chromosome BXJ1-1, Cavendish_Baxijiao_AAA, whole genome shotgun sequence genome contains these proteins:
- the LOC103998936 gene encoding GATA transcription factor 16, giving the protein MEQVECDRRQLWPDPMSSGGSDPSSSDSQLKSCTGCRTTKTPLWRAGPSGPKSLCNACGIRYRKSRRAVPRFEEAGAKEKREVDGGGEAFGVSFKLLMLGSGLCKPTSMDRKQRRRRRRGVLGEEEQAAVLLMALSSGFLYA; this is encoded by the exons ATGGAGCAGGTGGAGTGTGATAGGAGGCAATTATGGCCTGATCCGATG TCTTCGGGAGGTTCTGATCCAAGCAGCAGCGACTCCCAGCTTAAGAGCTGCACTGGTTGCCGAACCACCAAGACCCCTCTTTGGAGAGCCGGCCCTTCTGGTCCCAAG TCGCTTTGTAACGCGTGCGGGATCCGGTACCGAAAGAGCAGGAGAGCCGTGCCGAGGTTCGAGGAGGCTGGAGCGAAGGAGAAGAGGGAGGTCGACGGCGGAGGGGAGGCGTTCGGTGTGTCCTTCAAGCTTCTGATGTTGGGATCGGGGTTGTGCAAGCCGACTTCCATGGATCGGAAGcagaggcggcggcggaggagaggCGTGCTTGGGGAAGAAGAGCAGGCCGCGGTCCTCTTGATGGCCCTCTCATCTGGTTTCCTATACGCCTAA